A genomic segment from Necator americanus strain Aroian chromosome III, whole genome shotgun sequence encodes:
- a CDS encoding hypothetical protein (NECATOR_CHRIII.G9609.T1), giving the protein MASVPLCDLTSHGYVVQQWVAHCFDDFGDVFLGRYNDSTRMAIKRIPLDAFDITVDIRTEDPEANTRTLVYAKSPDRGQLLRDDIHMMKLLRHPHIVDFHACFVDGTYLFLILGSCAFGSVTDIMMSSYQCGIPEKAIAVILRQLLDALSYLHAQQIIHRSIRASHILIDSQGVVRLTGFRLARKLAHGEKSTTDFDNHLESSLLWLAPEVLGQDLSGYSSKADIYSVGATLCEMANGFPPFGDMNRLEMLYEKSRGTTPRLLDSTTLPSFEEPSEHTKRTFTESFHNLTGMCLKANPANRPDANALLSHPFLKKTKKSLIDFMPLAQRLEQVERVSGKRDVVVERHNVPEWVF; this is encoded by the exons ATGGCTTCAGTTCCATTGTGTGATTTAACTTCTCACGGGTACGTTGTTCAGCAATGGGTTG CGCACTGCTTCGACGATTTTGGAGATGTGTTTCTTGGCAGATACAACGACTCGACACGAATGGCTATAAAAAGAATACCATTGGATGCATTTGATATCACCGTCGATATACGGACAGAGGATCCTGAGGCGAATACACGAACACTTGTGTATGCAAAATCGCCAGACAGAGGCCAACTGTTAAGG GATGATATTCATATGATGAAGCTGCTTCGACACCCTCATATTGTGGATTTTCACGCGTGTTTTGTGGATGGAACATATCTGTTTTTAATTCTCGGAAGCTGTGCTTTTG GTTCGGTTACGGATATAATGATGTCTTCGTATCAATGTGGTATACCTGAGAAAGCAATTGCAGTGATTCTTCGCCAGTTGCTGGACGCGCTTTCCTATCTTCATGCTCAACAAATTATTCACAG gTCCATTCGTGCAAGTCATATACTGATTGACTCACAAGGTGTAGTACGATTAACCGGGTTTCGTCTTGCACGAAAACTCGCCCACGGTGAAAAGTCTACGACAGATTTTGACAATCATCTTGAATCCTCGCTGCTGTGGTTAGCACCTGAAGTGCTCGGGCAG GACCTTAGTGGATATTCGAGCAAAGCTGACATCTATAGTGTTGGTGCAACATTGTGTGAAATGGCGAATGGATTTCCGCCATTCGGCGACATGAATCGACTAGAGATGCTTTACGAGAAGTCTAGAGGAACTACACCACGTCTTTTAGACTCGACGACGTTACCATCCTTTGAAG AACCATCTGAACACACTAAGCGTACTTTCACCGAATCTTTTCACAACTTAACTGGAATGTGTTTAAAAGCAAATCCCGCCAATAG GCCGGATGCTAACGCTCTTCTTTCTCACccatttctgaagaaaacgaagaaatcacTAATTGACTTCATGCCACTTGCTCAAAGATTAGAACAAGTAGAACGAG TATCGGGTAAAAGAGACGTAGTCGTGGAGAGGCACAATGTTCCTGAATGGGTATTCtga
- a CDS encoding hypothetical protein (NECATOR_CHRIII.G9608.T2), whose translation MFPTAGGSSQAIAQESAAPQSQQGLDFFRAFAQIAAQTSHSQQPASQYIASLGQQSVHAAQLAAQQHSPSISLLQQGITRQVDQHQDSATEQSNQPVRDDPHRRPSLMSNFFPPHISHQQGTSRDENHLDVDASGSFAGMKIDPSPGSTTLSDKETEEAEKKATSDRLEAIEKDRKQADQQVETLTKRRERLKNIKKESEQEVKDVPNGETDERENIPLWQRIIAENKKRSLGKSRLAQKRPAQEALFFEPYDAPGMSDLLKKQKTFGPKLRQMVEFRHRVKVACYKYNDEFYSSCMRDFLRKTERWEHSPKKIARDLRNREIFERAFPEMKRTREEKERSCRNDRISLRGQDPSDDAAGSGEKAQVDEEFKMRNAAAIPPLLIHESNIRPRLFDNKHAVIKDAAQANKNWIETFLASWSDEEKNLFRERLAAVGKNYANIAMFLENKTVKDCVLYYYLCKKRENFKSLIPKRKRKLAKTYKPPIMPTPEELAMYQLVPQDAVTEAQSSTSQDSKCVMCQLRIDPTTNPGRILTRSNYEMYGIDAKKQGADCKICTKCKDEVLKIRNSGRCMVKVCASGKRKVKATKAMPAKWRQMDDRQRAFMLAHMSIPREIVKCCGPCFKRISKKLDLLFAGELDEEMAKFELEIHQTWQTAEISRLQNLVAQLGQNWCSISEQMNGRSADDCRMQYESLTKKEEEDEEDFEEDDKERHEDEMPMEEDTQDVPDVSVVTLPDGDGDLDITEVPTTSTAAALRASPAEVKPKEESLSVIEQPTTASGLVKGSITAGTPFRPPSVSIIEQQQTGSQLAAAAAAAVAASASSTPQPTTTQAMLAGFDQNTLMQLHQLFAGADENRARAILEQYQQQQQRNFQQFHQFVQQPSVEQLYMTYSQFSEADLNRIHPTVDVATRCVIELILQHRKQQTANLQMRQQHAAMLSQIQAKQLEQQRQERLQQEKQRQIDAAKKQLQEQIKHHDITAANIDKNTIAMAHRVGEINHSLQTASLTQQQRQQLLLEYSSQSAKCSSLQTMAQNHRLQRTQLQNQLDALNAGSGSAAAVASMSLSASPMVLRTHDASMPMDDEQRLREEIEKIDEDIRGMEKQVRRLEEEERTYQKKKMQAEQMITSAFRINSTVQDYQAKQELKEAQDNMRVVEHSRLTFQKKLDNLRENRELLMRQQRMLLNSGNTSGVIVGGSGSVSKGAVKDFTHSQQQAAKAVQPSTPLSLAAQAQAQQLHQLQLQQHKNLIGIRQPTADSKPPTSAHSPWPGASANKDRDGSHWGENKRFNNMLDRVVHEELTNSHAAQQAAHAAAAAHSSVAPPEIRRKSGLEMLNIPSVSVARHPHQRRPISPLGGAVGIQRPSINPAARSILGGASAYGALAINTSHGATGSPQMSGQHMSPSVSAAPSSVASNVFAHFQQSLSACSPASQASKTPQPMTSPALCVSKADVPAAVVQPMVSPALPNTTSVLTSVPSFQDTNVPSSTAVPPPPTLQFLASSTVSGPPTYEPISPDDSAPTSPVVRPEVPPSVPTSSSGSRMFSALDFDFPLAVTPSSTAPPPPSLAPPLAELLRTATSDAAIASAMTFEPLSDDDD comes from the exons ATGTTCCCCACCGCCGGTGGAAGCTCTCAGGCGATTGCCCAAGAGTCCGCGGCACCGCAGtctcagcaaggtcttgactTTTTCAG aGCTTTCGCCCAAATAGCCGCTCAAACATCCCATTCACAGCAACCCGCTAGCCAATACATTGCATCCCTTGGTCAA CAGTCAGTACATGCAGCTCAGCTAGCCGCTCAACAACATTCCCCTTCAATTTCTCTATTGCAGCAAGGCATAACTCGTCAG GTGGACCAACATCAGGATAGCGCTACTGAGCAATCGAATCag CCTGTTCGTGATGATCCTCATCGACGTCCGTCTCTAATGTCGAATTTTTTCCCGCCACATATAAGCCATCAACAAGGAACTAGCAGAG ACGAAAATCACCTTGATGTGGACGCAAGCGGGAGTTTTGCTGGGATGAAGATCGATCCATCTCCGGGAAGCACAACGTTGTCTGATAAGGAGACAGAAGAG GCTGAAAAGAAAGCAACATCTGACCGCCTTGAAGCAATAGAAAAGGATAGGAAACAAGCCGATCAACAAGTGGAAACGCTAACAAAACGAAGAGAACGCCTTAAG AACATCAAAAAAGAGTCGGAGCAAGAAGTCAAAGATGTGCCGAATGGCGAG ACTGATGAGCGGGAAAACATTCCCCTTTGGCAACGAATAATTgccgaaaataaaaagagatcGCTTGGAAAGTCACGACTAGCTCAAAAAAGACCTGCACAAGAAGCT ctgttctttgaaccttacGATGCACCCGGAATGAGCGATTTGCTGAAGAAGCAAAAG ACGTTTGGACCGAAACTCCGGCAGATGGTTGAGTTCCGACATCGAGTAAAAGTGGCCTGCTACAA GTACAACGACGAGTTCTATAGCTCATGCATGAGggattttcttcggaaaacaGAACGTTGGGAGCACAGTCcgaagaaaat CGCTCGAGATTTGCGCAATCGTGAGATTTTTGAAAGGGCTTTTCCGGAGATGAAAAGGacacgagaagaaaaagaacgctCCTGTCGAAATGATCGCATCAGCCTTCGTGGACAGGATCCCTCTGATGACGCAGCGGGTAGTGGCGAGAAG GCCCAAGTGGATGAGGAAttcaaaatgagaaatgcGGCTGCCATTCCTCCTCTACTCATTCATGAATCAAACATTAGACCTAGGCTTTTCGACAACAAGCATGCAGTTATCAAAGATGCTGCCCAAGCGAACAAAAATTG gatAGAAACGTTCCTTGCATCGTGGTCCgacgaagaaaagaacttgTTTCGTGAGAGGTTAGCTGCTGTTGGAAAAAACTATGCAAATATTGCTATGTTCCTCGAGAATAAG ACTGTGAAGGATTGCGTCTTGTACTATTACTTGTgtaagaaaagggaaaatttcaaGAGTTTGATACCCAAACGTAAACGAAAACTTGCGAAGACCTACAAG CCGCCGATTATGCCTACGCCGGAAGAACTTGCAATGTACCAACTGGTTCCACAGGATGCTGTAACGGAAGCACAGT CGAGTACATCTCAAGACAGCAAATGTGTGATGTGTCAGCTGCGGATTGATCCAACAACAAATCCCGGACGTATTCTTACACGGTCTAATTATGAGATGTATG GTATTGATGCGAAGAAACAAGGTGCTGACTGTAAGATTTGTACGAAATGCAAGGACGAAGTTTTGAAAATCCGAAATAGCGG ACGCTGCATGGTTAAAGTATGTGCTTCGGGGAAGCGAAAAGTGAAAGCAACAAAAGCGATGCCAGCCAAATGGCGTCAAATGGACGATCGTCAACGTGCTTTCATGCTGGCCCATATGTCCATACCGCGAGAGATTGTTAAATGCTGTGGTCCCTGTTTTAAACGGATATCTAAGAAGCTTGACCTG CTGTTTGCTGGAGAACTTGATGAAGAAATGGCGAAATTCGAACTTGAGATTCATCAGACTTGGCAAACTGCGGAG ATTTCCCGCCTACAAAATCTCGTTGCTCAGCTAGGCCAAAATTGGTGCAGCATTTCGGAACAGATGAATGGAAGGAGCGCTGATGATTGCCGAATGCAGTACGAATCTCTCactaaaaaggaagaagaagatgaggaAGACTTTGAAGAGGATGATAAGGAAAGACATGAAGATGAAATGCCGATGGAGGAGGACACTCAAGATGTTCCTGATGTTTCTGTTGTAACTTTGCCTGATGGTGATGGTGATCTGGATATAACCGAGGTGCCCACAACGTCTACTGCCGCTGCATTGCGCGCTTCTCCTGCAGAA GTAaagccgaaggaagaatcGCTATCTGTTATTGAGCAACCAACAACCGCTTCTGGTCTCGTTAAAGGATCAATAACTGCCGGGACTCCTTTCCGTCCTCCATCTGTTTCCATTattgaacaacaacaaactggCTCACAGCTTGCTGCTGCAGCAGCTGCAGCTGTGGCAGCATCGGCGTCGAGTACACCACAGCCTACA ACAACTCAAGCGATGCTCGCCGGTTTCGATCAAAACACGCTGATGCAGCTTCATCAACTGTTTGCAGGAGCAGATGAG AATCGTGCAAGAGCGATCTTGGAACAGTatcaacagcaacaacagcgAAACTTCCAGCAG TTCCACCAATTTGTCCAGCAACCTTCTGTCGAGCAATTGTATATGACGTACTCACAGTTCTCTGAAGCAG ATTTAAATCGTATTCATCCGACTGTAGACGTGGCTACCCGTTGTGTGATTGAACTGATCCTTCAACACCGAAAACAACAGACAGCAAATCTTCAAATGAGGCAACAACATGCTGCTATGCTG AGCCAAATTCAAGCGAAGCAGTTGGAACAACAGCGTCAAGAAAG ACTGCAACAAGAGAAACAACGTCAAATCGACGCCGCAAAGAAGCAGTTGCAGGAACAAATCAAGCATCATGACATCACTGCGGCCAATATCGATAAGAATACAATAGCGATGGCG CATAGAGTTGGAGAGATCAATCATTCGCTCCAGACGGCCTCATTAACACAGCAGCAACGACAACAGCTTCTCTTGGAATACAGTAGCCAGTCGGCTAAATGCTCAAGT TTGCAAACAATGGCTCAAAATCATCGTCTGCAAAGGACACAACTGCAAAATCAACTTGATGCATTGAATGCGGGCAGCGGATCAGCTGCTGCTGTGGCATCGATGTCGTTATCAGCATCACCAATGGTTTTGAGAACGCATGACGCATCCATGCCAATGGACGACGAACAGCGACTAAGAGAAGAGATTGAGAAG ATTGATGAAGACATCCGTGGCATGGAGAAGCAGGTACGACGGCTTGAGGAGGAAGAGCGAACGtatcagaagaagaaaatg CAAGCGGAGCAGATGATTACGTCAGCGTTTCGGATAAACTCAACTGTACAGGACTATCAGGCAAAACAAGAACTGAAGGAG GCGCAGGATAATATGAGAGTTGTTGAACACTCACGCCTGACATTCCAGAAGAAGCTGGATAATCTCCGCGAGAA TCGTGAACTTCTGATGCGGCAACAACGAATGCTGTTGAACAGCGGCAATACAAGCGGTGTGATCGTAGGCGGTTCTGGATCAGTGAGTAAAGGTGCCGTGAAAGACTTCACGCATTCGCAGCAGCAAGCAGCTAAAGCTGTGCAG CCATCCACACCATTGTCATTGGCTGCACAAGCGCAAGCACAACAACTACACCAATTGCAATTGCAACAGCACAAGAATCTTATCGGTATACGACAACCGACTGCTGACTCGAAACCG cCGACCAGTGCTCATTCTCCATGGCCGGGTGCATCGGCGAATAAAGATAGGGACGGTTCACATTGGGGCGAGAACAAGCGATTCAACAATATGCTTGACAGA GTTGTTCATGAGGAGTTGACAAATAGCCATGCTGCCCAGCAAGCAGCACATGCTGCAGCGGCTGCGCACTCCTCGGTTGCTCCACCGGAAATTCGACGGAAATCCG GTTTGGAAATGTTAAATATCCCATCAGTTTCTGTCGCAAGACATCCTCATCAGAGACGGCCTATTAGCCCTCTAGGGGGAGCTGTGGGAATACAACGACCATCTATT AATCCGGCTGCACGGTCGATTTTGGGAGGTGCATCAGCATACGGTGCTTTAGCCATAAACACTTCTCATGGTGCTACTGGTTCACCCCAAATGTCCGGACAACAT ATGTCGCCGTCGGTATCAGCAGCACCATCCTCGGtggcctccaacgtcttcgcTCATTTCCAGCAGTCACTAAGTGCCTGTTCACCTGCCAGCCAAGCCAGCAAAACACCTCAACCAATGACTTCGCCAGCGTTGTGTGTATCAAAAGCTGATGTTCCAGCAGCAGTAGTGCAACCAATGGTATCTCCTGCGTTGCCGAACACCACAAGTGTGCTGACATCAGTTCCTTCCTTCCAG GATACTAATGTGCCTTCGTCAACAGCAGTTCCACCACCACCAACGCTTCAGTTTCTTGCCTCTTCCACCGTATCAGGTCCACCTACATATGAGCCGATATCGCCAGATGACAGCGCTCCCACAAGTCCAGTCGTGCGCCCAGAAGTTCCTCCATCCGTGCCAACTT CATCCAGCGGTTCACGGATGTTCTCTGCGCTCGATTTCGACTTTCCGCTCGCTGTAACACCATCGTCGACAGCTCCACCACCGCCGTCACTGGCACCGCCCCTAGCTGAACTGCTTCGCACAGCGACCAGCGACGCGGCCATCGCCAGTGCTATGACTTTTGAGCCGTTGTCTGACGATGATGACTGA